The following nucleotide sequence is from uncultured Draconibacterium sp..
GGGATTGCCATTGGAATCATTATATCCGAACCTCGTCCGGTAGAAGTAAGTACCGGCAGCAGGGCAATCATTGTCGTACCCACGGTCATCAGTGCCGGACGAATTCGTCGTAATCCGGCCTCAACTACAGCAGCTCTCACTTCTTTCAGATTTTCAGGGCGATTACGCTCAAAACTCTGATCGAGGTAGGTTGCAATCAACACGCCGTCGTCGGTTGCAATACCGAAAAGCGCAATAAATCCGACCCACACCGCCACACTCAGGTTGATGGTGTGCATCTGGAACAGATCGCGGAAATTGGTCCCAAACACCGAGAAGTCCATAAACCAGCCTTGTCCGTAAAGCCATATCATCAGAAATCCTCCGCTGAATGCCATGGCAATTCCGGAGAACACCATCAATGATGTGGAGACCGATTTAAACTGGAAGTACAAAATCAGGAATACAATGATCAATACAATCGGAACAATGATCGACAATCGTTTTTCGGCACGAATCTGGTTCTCGTAACTTCCCGAAAATTTATAGCTTACACCTGACGGAACAGTCAATTCGCCGGCATCAATTCTGGCTTGAATTACTTTCTGTGCATCGTTTACCACGGTAACTTCCGAGAATCCTTCGTTTTTATCGAAAAGCACATATCCAACAAGGAACGTTTCTTCACTTTTAATGGCCTGAGGACCGCGCTGATACCTGATATGAACCAGTTGGCTCAGCGGAATTTGTGCTCCGGTTGGTGTTTGCATGAGTATTTTTCCCAACGATTCAGGGTCGTCGCGCAATTCACGTGGGTAACGTACCCTCACCGGAAACCGTTCGCGTCCTTCAACTGTGGAAGTAATTTTCATCCCGCCAACTGCTGTTTCAATGGTCTGTTGGACATCTTCTACATTTAAACCGTAACGAGAAATTTTATCCCGATCGATATCTATAAGCAAGTATGGTTTCCCCACAATCCGGTCGGCAAAAACAGCCTGTGCTTTTACCGAAGGAACTGTTTTCAGGATATTCTCGAGTTGAATTCCAAAATTTTCGATGGTTGCAAGATCCGGTCCGTACACTTTTATTCCCATGGGGGCACGCATGCCGGTTTGTAACATCACCAGCCGGGTTTCAATTGGCTGCAGTTTTGGAGCCGAAGTCACGCCGGGGATTTTTGTTGCATTGACAATTTCGGTCCAGATGTCGTCGGGCGATTTTATCTTATCGCGCCAGTTGCGGAAGTATTCACCTTTTTCATCGGGAATTAAATCATGCCTGGTAATTCCAAGTTGCAAGGCCTCTTCGTTGTTGAGTTTATCGCCGTTTGTTAGTACAAAACGATCATCTTTATCTACTTTAAACCGCACACGGTGCCCTTTTGCATTCAGCATGTATTCCGGTTTGTAGTTGATGATGTTTTCATACATCGAAATTGGTGCCGGATCGAGCGCTGATTCAACACGTCCCAATTTCCCGACTGACAAATCAACTTCAGGAATATTGGTGAGCAACATATCGAGCTGACCAACCACTTTTTGGTTGTATGCGATACCTGAGTGTGGCATTGATGTTGGCATCAACAGAAAACTTCCTTCATCGAGCGACGGCATAAATTCTTTACCAATTCCCGGGAAAGAATGTGCCAGCGTCGACCAAACTTTTGTTGTACGTACATTCCATCCCAGTTTATCAAAACCTTTCGGTACAAAGCCAAACAGGTTGTTAAATCCCATCCATGAAGTGATTCCAACCAAAATAAGGAAAGACGGAATGAGCAAAAATGCAACTTTATGATCCAGACACCAGTTTAAAATGTGTTTGTAGAAATGTTCGAGTAAGAGAAAAGCTCCCAAGATAATTCCGACCAGCAGGCCAACAAAAATGAAGTTGGTAACAATCGTTCTTGAAGCGCCCAGTGGCAGCCAGTATTTAGCCAGCAGCCATAACACAGCAATAACTGAAATAATTATACTTGTGTGGTTTAAAACCAGTAACCCAATTTTTTTCAATGAAACGGTGATTTTTGAAACTTCGGTTGTATTTGTTGTTGTTCTATCGCCGTAAATCTGATTGAGTAAACCGGAGATACCAAAGGCGATTAGTATTGTACCGGCCCACAAATACCCGGTAACAATAGCAATTATTCCTAGTGGGATGATGGCAATGTTCAGCCAGCGCACAATATTTTTCTTTTTGATTTTTGCGCCAAATACCCAGTGAGCAAAAGCCGGCAGAAATATCAACGAAACAATTAGCGCAGCTACCAATGCAAATGTTTTGGTAAACGCCAGCGGGCCAAAAAGTTTTCCTTCGGCAGCCTGCATGGTAAATACCGGAATAAAACTTACTATGGTGGTAGAAACGGCTGTTAAAATTGCTGAACTCACTTCAGCGGCTCCGTCGTAAACTGTTGTAATAAGTTTTTGTCCGGAGGGTGCTTCTTCAATGTGTTTTATAATGTTTTCGGAGAGAATAATGCCCAAATCCACCATGGTTCCGATGGCGATGGCGATACCAGAAAGGGCAACAATATTTGCATCGACATGGAAGTAGCGCATGGCAATAAAAACCATAAGCACGGAAATGGGTAGCAAACTCGATATCAAGAACGAAGCGCGCAGGTTCAGCACCATTACAATAACCACCAAAATAGCGATCAGAATTTCGAGCGAAAGCGCTTCTTCCAGCGTTCCCAGCGTTTCATGAATCAGTGTTGAACGATCGTAAAACGGAACAATTGTTAGTTGGCTTTCCACACCATTGTCCAGTGTCTTTTTCGGGAGACCAGGTGCGATATCCGCAATTTTTGCTTTTACATTGTTAATCACTTGAAGCGGG
It contains:
- a CDS encoding efflux RND transporter permease subunit produces the protein MLNKIIKFFLENKLVTILVLILLVSWGIMTSPFGWDTGVLPKDPVPVDAIPDIGENQQIVFTQWMGRSPQDIEDQISYPLTTYLLGIPGVKSIRSSSIFGFSSIYIIFNEDVEFYWSRSRILEKLNSLPSGLLPDGVQPALGPDATALGQVYWYTIEGRDKEGNPTGGWDLHEIRTVQDYFVKYSLNAAEGVSEVASIGGFVQEYQIDVNPDALKAYNIPLHKVMQAVQKSNRDVGAKTIEINQAEYLVRGLGYIKNVEDIEKAVVAVQDNVPIRVKDIAVVSLGPSTRRGALDKDGAEVVGGVVVARYGANPLQVINNVKAKIADIAPGLPKKTLDNGVESQLTIVPFYDRSTLIHETLGTLEEALSLEILIAILVVIVMVLNLRASFLISSLLPISVLMVFIAMRYFHVDANIVALSGIAIAIGTMVDLGIILSENIIKHIEEAPSGQKLITTVYDGAAEVSSAILTAVSTTIVSFIPVFTMQAAEGKLFGPLAFTKTFALVAALIVSLIFLPAFAHWVFGAKIKKKNIVRWLNIAIIPLGIIAIVTGYLWAGTILIAFGISGLLNQIYGDRTTTNTTEVSKITVSLKKIGLLVLNHTSIIISVIAVLWLLAKYWLPLGASRTIVTNFIFVGLLVGIILGAFLLLEHFYKHILNWCLDHKVAFLLIPSFLILVGITSWMGFNNLFGFVPKGFDKLGWNVRTTKVWSTLAHSFPGIGKEFMPSLDEGSFLLMPTSMPHSGIAYNQKVVGQLDMLLTNIPEVDLSVGKLGRVESALDPAPISMYENIINYKPEYMLNAKGHRVRFKVDKDDRFVLTNGDKLNNEEALQLGITRHDLIPDEKGEYFRNWRDKIKSPDDIWTEIVNATKIPGVTSAPKLQPIETRLVMLQTGMRAPMGIKVYGPDLATIENFGIQLENILKTVPSVKAQAVFADRIVGKPYLLIDIDRDKISRYGLNVEDVQQTIETAVGGMKITSTVEGRERFPVRVRYPRELRDDPESLGKILMQTPTGAQIPLSQLVHIRYQRGPQAIKSEETFLVGYVLFDKNEGFSEVTVVNDAQKVIQARIDAGELTVPSGVSYKFSGSYENQIRAEKRLSIIVPIVLIIVFLILYFQFKSVSTSLMVFSGIAMAFSGGFLMIWLYGQGWFMDFSVFGTNFRDLFQMHTINLSVAVWVGFIALFGIATDDGVLIATYLDQSFERNRPENLKEVRAAVVEAGLRRIRPALMTVGTTMIALLPVLTSTGRGSDIMIPMAIPSFGGMAVALISIFVVPVLYSFREERKLKNQ